A window of Brachybacterium fresconis contains these coding sequences:
- a CDS encoding adenine phosphoribosyltransferase, whose amino-acid sequence MSETVPTREQIEDLRRSHIAEYPDFPTPGVLFRDITPLLRDARALRDVIRYWITLLPADIEYVVGTEARGFVLGAPLAYELGAGFVPVRKAGKLPGSPATLSYDLEYGSAVVQIPEDSLPAGARTLMVDDLLATGGTAAATLELTRQFDVELLGASFLIELEGLQGRRKLPDVPLTTVWSIPD is encoded by the coding sequence ATGAGCGAGACCGTGCCCACCCGCGAGCAGATCGAGGACCTGCGCCGGTCCCATATCGCCGAGTACCCGGACTTCCCGACCCCCGGGGTCCTGTTCCGGGACATCACCCCGCTGCTGCGGGACGCCCGTGCGCTGCGGGACGTCATCCGCTACTGGATCACCCTGCTGCCCGCCGACATCGAGTACGTCGTGGGCACCGAGGCGCGGGGCTTCGTGCTGGGAGCTCCGCTGGCGTACGAGCTGGGCGCCGGCTTCGTCCCGGTCCGCAAGGCCGGCAAGCTGCCGGGATCGCCGGCCACGCTGAGCTACGACCTCGAATACGGCAGCGCCGTCGTCCAGATCCCGGAGGACTCCCTGCCCGCAGGCGCCCGCACTCTCATGGTCGACGACCTGTTGGCCACCGGGGGCACCGCTGCGGCCACCCTCGAGCTGACCAGGCAGTTCGACGTCGAGCTGCTGGGGGCCTCGTTCCTCATCGAGCTGGAAGGGCTCCAGGGGCGTCGGAAGCTCCCGGACGTCCCGCTGACGACCGTCTGGTCGATCCCGGACTGA